AATAACGACAACAGCCTTACGCAAATTGAAACCTTCGGGGTCGAACAGATCCCGGACCACGAACGCACCGCTGGCCCAAGCGACCTGTTTCGCCTGATCTTCGGCGGCGCCAATACCTTTGCCACCGCCGTGCTCGGCAGTTTCCCAGTGCTGTTCGGCCTGTCATTCCAGGCCGGGGTCTGGGCCATTGTGCTGGGCGTCCTGGTGGGTTCGATCATCCTCGCGCCCATGGGCCTGTTCGGCCCGCTCAATGGCACCAACAACGCGGTTTCTTCCGGTGCGCACTTCGGCGTGCACGGGCGAATCGTCGGCTCGTTCCTTTCGTTGCTGACCGCCATCGCGTTTTTCTCGCTGTCGGTGTGGAGTTCGGGGGACGCGTTGATCGGCGGCGCCAAGCGGCTGATCGGCGTGCCGGAAACCGACCTGAGCCTGGGCCTGGCCTACGGCCTGTTCGCCCTGCTGGTATTGACGGTGTGCATCTACGGCTTCCGCTTCATGCTGTGGGTCAATCGCATCGCCGTGTGGGCGGCCAGCCTGCTGTTTTTGCTGGGCATTTTCGCCTTCGCACCGACCTTCGACAGCCAGTTCGCCGGCACCGTCAGCCTCGGCCAGCCGGGCTTCTGGGCGGCGTTTATCGGCGCAGCGCTGGTGGCCATGAGCAACCCGATTTCCTTCGGTGCGTTCCTCGGTGACTGGTCGCGCTACATCCCCCGCAACACGCCCAAGCGCCGCATCATGCTGGCCGTGATCGCTGCGCAACTGGCGACATTGATTCCGTTTCTGTTCGGCCTCGCCACCGCCACCATCGTCGCGATCAAGGCGCCGGACTACATCGCGGCCAACAATTACGTGGGTGGGCTGCTGGCGGTTTCGCCGAGCTGGTTCTTCCTGCCGGTGTGCCTGATCGCGGTGATCGGCGGCATGTCCACCGGCACCACGTCGCTGTATGGCACTGGCCTTGACATGTCCAGCGTGTTTCCACGGGTGCTGTCGCGCGTCAAGGCGACGTTGCTGATCGGCGTACTGTCGATTGCCTTCATCTTCATCGGGCGCTTCGCGGCGAATCTGGTGCAGAGCGTCTCGACCTTCGCCGTGCTGATCATCACCTGCACCACGCCATGGATGGTGATCATGATCATCGGCCTGCTGGTGCGCCGTGGCTTCTACTGCCCGGATGACCTGCAAGTGTTCACCCGCGGCGAAACCGGCGGGCGCTACTGGTTCAGCCACGGCTGGAACTGGCGCGGCCTGGGGGCGTGGATCCCCAGCGCGCTGGTGGGGTTGTGCTTCGTCAACCTGCCGGGGCAGTTCGTCGGGCCGCTGGGGGAACTGGCCGGCGGGATCGACATCAGCCTGCCAGTGACCCTGGGCCTGGCCTCGGTGGTGTACCTGGTGCTGCTGGGGGTGTTTCCAGAGCCGGCGGCGGTGTATGGACCGGAGGATCCGCGTAGCGAGGGATCCTCGGAGCCAATCGATAAACCCTCCCTCAGACAGACCGCCTGACCCGAGACAACGAAATACCTGTGGCGAGGGAGCTTGCTCCCGCTGGGCTGCGCAGCGGCCCCAAGCTTTTAGCGGTTGCTGCGCAACCGAGCGGGAGCAAGCTCCCTCGCCACAACAGCGCGTTCGCACTGAGGCTGCAGTGCCAGGGACAGCACCGCCTCGTCCCATAAAAAAAAGACAATCGGAGACACGCCATCATGGCTTTGGACTTAATCGTCGTTCTCATCTACGCCGCCGGCATGATCGCCCTCGGCTGGTACGGCATGCGCCGCGCCAAGACCCGTGACGACTACCTGGTCGCCGGGCGCAACCTCGGCCCGGGCTTTTACCTGGGCACCATGGCCGCCACCGTGCTGGGCGGTGCGTCCACCATTGGCACCGTGCGCCTGGGCTACGTCTACGGCATTTCCGGATTCTGGCTGTGCGGCGCCATCGGCCTGGGCATCGTCGGCCTCAGCCTGTTCCTCGCCAAGCCGTTGCTCAAGCTCAAGATCTACACCGTGACCCAAGTGCTGGAGCGCCGCTACAACCCGACCGCGCGCCAGGCCAGCGCGCTGATCATGCTGGTTTATGCGCTGATGATCGGCGCCACCTCGACCATCGCCATCGGCACCGTGATGCAGGTGCTGTTCGGCTTGCCGTTCTGGGTGTCGATCCTGGTGGGCGGTGGTGTGGTGGTGCTGTATTCCACCATCGGCGGCATGTGGTCGCTGACCCTCACCGACATCGTGCAATTCCTGATCATGACCGTTGGCCTGGTGTTCCTGCTGATGCCAATGTCCATCGTCGATGCCGGCGGCTGGGATGCAATGGTGGCGGCATTGCCGGCCAGCTACTTCGATTTCACCGCGATTGGCTGGGACACCATCCTCACCTACTTCCTGATCTACTTCTTCGGCATTTTCATCGGCCAGGACATCTGGCAGCGAGTGTTCACCGCTCGCAGCGAAAGTGTGGCGAAAGTGGCTGGCACCGCCGCCGGCCTGTACTGCGTGCTGTACGGCCTGGCCGGTGCATTGATCGGCATGGCGGCCAAGGTCTTGCTGCCGGACCTGGCGAACGTCAACAACGCCTTCGCCAGCATCGTCCAGACCAGCCTGCCCAACGGCATTCGTGGATTGGTGATCGCCGCCGCCCTGGCAGCCCTGATGTCCACCGCCGCAGCGGGCCTGCT
The sequence above is drawn from the Pseudomonas sp. St316 genome and encodes:
- a CDS encoding cytosine permease, with product MMHNNNDNSLTQIETFGVEQIPDHERTAGPSDLFRLIFGGANTFATAVLGSFPVLFGLSFQAGVWAIVLGVLVGSIILAPMGLFGPLNGTNNAVSSGAHFGVHGRIVGSFLSLLTAIAFFSLSVWSSGDALIGGAKRLIGVPETDLSLGLAYGLFALLVLTVCIYGFRFMLWVNRIAVWAASLLFLLGIFAFAPTFDSQFAGTVSLGQPGFWAAFIGAALVAMSNPISFGAFLGDWSRYIPRNTPKRRIMLAVIAAQLATLIPFLFGLATATIVAIKAPDYIAANNYVGGLLAVSPSWFFLPVCLIAVIGGMSTGTTSLYGTGLDMSSVFPRVLSRVKATLLIGVLSIAFIFIGRFAANLVQSVSTFAVLIITCTTPWMVIMIIGLLVRRGFYCPDDLQVFTRGETGGRYWFSHGWNWRGLGAWIPSALVGLCFVNLPGQFVGPLGELAGGIDISLPVTLGLASVVYLVLLGVFPEPAAVYGPEDPRSEGSSEPIDKPSLRQTA
- a CDS encoding sodium:solute symporter yields the protein MALDLIVVLIYAAGMIALGWYGMRRAKTRDDYLVAGRNLGPGFYLGTMAATVLGGASTIGTVRLGYVYGISGFWLCGAIGLGIVGLSLFLAKPLLKLKIYTVTQVLERRYNPTARQASALIMLVYALMIGATSTIAIGTVMQVLFGLPFWVSILVGGGVVVLYSTIGGMWSLTLTDIVQFLIMTVGLVFLLMPMSIVDAGGWDAMVAALPASYFDFTAIGWDTILTYFLIYFFGIFIGQDIWQRVFTARSESVAKVAGTAAGLYCVLYGLAGALIGMAAKVLLPDLANVNNAFASIVQTSLPNGIRGLVIAAALAALMSTAAAGLLAASTTVVQDLLPRLRQGRESGSGDVHENRIATLLMGAVVLVIALVVSDVISALTLAYNLLVGGMLIPLIGAIYWKRATTAGAITSMSLGFLTALFFMLKDGLDANTPIYYSLSVALVSFVVVSVLSPRPSAVAKVV